The window CGGTGAACTGGGGCGAGCGGCTGCGCAGCCTCCCGACGGGGACGCGGGTGGTGATCCGGTACCTCATCGAGGGGGGCGCGACGGACGCCCTGGGCGATCTGCTGGAGGTCGGCGAGGACCGCTGCACGGTGCGGACGCGCCGCGGTGACGTCGTCATCGCGCTGGCGGGCATCGTCGCGGCGAAGCCGGTGCCGCCGCCGCCGGTCCGCCGGCCCCCGCGCGCGCCGCGCGGGTCCGACCCGCCGTAGGCGGCAGCGCCGTCTCCGACCCGCCGTAGGCGGCAGCGCCGCTTCCGACCCGCCGTAGGCGGCAGCGCCGCTTCCGACCCGCCGTAGGCGGCAGCGCCGCACGGTGGGAAGCTCGAGGCATCATCCCGGCGAAAGGAACCCCCATGTCGTCGTTCACCCGTGGCTTCGGTGGCCGCGCCCGGCGCGAGCGTGACCCGCGGCTGCCACCCGGTCAGTACGACACCGGGGCCGACTGGCCGGTGCTGACCGCCGAGGTGACCCCGCACTTCACCCTCGACCGCTGGAGCTTCACCCTCGACGGCCTGGTCGACCGGGCGAAGACGTGGACCTGGGCCGACATCCAGGCGCTGCCGTCCTCGGACTACCACGGCGACATCCACTGCGTCACCACCTGGTCGAAGTTCGACACCCACTTCCACGGCATCAGTCTCGACGTCCTGCTGGACCAGGTGACGATCCAGCCGGAGGCGAGGTTCATCCTGGCCACCTCCACCACCGGCTACACCACCAACATGGGCCTGGACGACATCCGCGGCGGGAAGGCCTGGCTCGCCTGGGAGTTCGGTGGCAAGCCGCTGCCCCGCGAGCACGGCGGGCCGATCCGGTTGCTGGTCCCGCACCTGTACTTCTGGAAGAGCGCGAAGTGGGTCGACCGCATCACCCTGCTGCACGCCGACGAGCCCGGTTTCTGGGAGCGCAACGGCTATCACGACCACGGTGACCCGTGGACCGAACAGCGGTACCAGGGTGACTGAGACCCCAGCTCCGGCCGGTTGTTTCCCGCCTGACGCCGGCTCCGCACCCACCGCCTGGCAGCGCGCCACCGTGCGTGAGGTGACCCGTCCGACCGGTCGCCTGGTGACGATCCGTCTGGAACCGAGCCACCGGCAGCAGCAGTACGCCGGTCAGCACTTCGTCGTCCGGCTGACCGCCGACGACGGTTACACCGCGACCCGGTCGTACTCGGTGGCGTCCGATCCCGACGACGACCTGGTCGAGATCTGCGTCGAGAAGCTGCCCGACGGCGAGGTGTCCGGGTACCTGTACGACGTCGTCGAACCCGGCGACACC is drawn from Nakamurella deserti and contains these coding sequences:
- a CDS encoding ferrous iron transport protein A, translating into MNWGERLRSLPTGTRVVIRYLIEGGATDALGDLLEVGEDRCTVRTRRGDVVIALAGIVAAKPVPPPPVRRPPRAPRGSDPP
- a CDS encoding sulfite oxidase-like oxidoreductase produces the protein MSSFTRGFGGRARRERDPRLPPGQYDTGADWPVLTAEVTPHFTLDRWSFTLDGLVDRAKTWTWADIQALPSSDYHGDIHCVTTWSKFDTHFHGISLDVLLDQVTIQPEARFILATSTTGYTTNMGLDDIRGGKAWLAWEFGGKPLPREHGGPIRLLVPHLYFWKSAKWVDRITLLHADEPGFWERNGYHDHGDPWTEQRYQGD